A genome region from Populus alba chromosome 5, ASM523922v2, whole genome shotgun sequence includes the following:
- the LOC118047649 gene encoding cysteine-tryptophan domain-containing zinc finger protein 3 isoform X3, whose translation MLPPSRDDQLTEGASQNSTSSLHETVSARPAAALRISSPLPLARPLPEDRLVKIQSSREYVSGYEPLQRPVNQSDQKMLKLRIKVGSDNCLPEQKISAIYSNLGLDMSPSLSSEDTDSPSEWERDFPDSLEEQMDSPTCIVRIMTSSAIPSGAMLSPLHDCLLNLSEQKDSLDHERTAPVQEFSVLWADEKGPVKKQKKPSDRSVRLVELKNEHFYDPPNCFSAFLKNESRIETSNGNHMLSDARNHPPGSKTAKMGGVAAGTGTKFRTNVSGAKEETFSQKDSKMHEVSAKATLTRKVLKDKKLGCDPRDNGSKGDKSLDLSKEDYSMPEGMRKCREGTLDLTKQKFEKKKTSHLHDDMKVSHREKQLSAGKKKPMGSKYDRISTDKSNNSMRINLSAEPKEKIFQKSSLPCRSKGDNALHENLRKVKVKHPVSIGDRKAGRSESRNHLLGTSVGDETRDCKREVHEKKTLAFRNKSKVGSVDKKNSLVSTSKANLRGDINGGAPSAGPLSMEVAPHLIEENWVCCDKCHKWRLLPYGTNPDQLPQKWLCTMLDWLPGMNCCTVSEEETTDTQRAQCRLSVAGNHDGRLSHSVSTESSITFVNTCLDQNPQDLSFSGGKKKHEIKEVSNPAQYSLSKKLLISTRKNEHVSIERRLQNRSLPSWEKKLEKRLGDVQPQKSKTKREADQESCKLSKKARTDSMHFAEEDHNTGGFSKKEMGNNDKKNSSSREMRCLAKNSTNLYVEKHNQFQKTLVTEDQDTMGIQRKKRKSKDRMNSQIYQGNHSGNRLNSCISMEETSWSKCRKEKKPRKCKFEEKVSSASKGVCELFEKDKMNYLSQSTVDGKNSERRDLRDFQDVKGSPVESVCSSPSRISNQGSPRRTFSGDHGNTDIDFYHFSGQTKSLEGERVGLSNWSGTSRKENAPVSAPINKKSREICRHDGDEVEKYYAGQKVSSIKILNNSNREDNQFRCEGYEASLEKMDAVSQKDCNAASHHNVLQNCSSSRSLDMLDKINQVEKAAGKWKSLDFLFCGDKMENQSWKNSENDASEVNGSSFEDLARAPRQLGKDDRRNGFQDVTRRFPLPDASNTIASNHIRNYFFSQVANDALEGAKDLKHSTDSLKVSESGLQSTELFFQAALKFLHGASLFNPHNNNSTNSGEMTSAEMYVRAAKLCEYCASEFERFNALAYAFLAYKCIEVAYMRGVHSNDLTASRDLNELRTALKRVSPVESPSSSDSDVENLNSEVKVENRNITKDVGCSPAATACIIAARNQPSFVRLLNFAEDVNLAMEASRKSQAAFAAAEIILSETGNTEGISSIKKVLDIGFHDVEGLLRLIRLATESLHKTP comes from the exons ATGCTACCACCTTCTCGTGATGATCAGCTGACAGAG GGTGCCTCTCAGAACTCCACAAGCTCATTACATGAGACTGTTTCTGCAAGACCTGCAGCTGCTTTGAGAATTTCCTCTCCACTGCCTTTAGCAAGGCCTTTGCCTGAGGATAGGTTAGTTAAAATTCAAAGTTCGAGAGAATATGTTTCTGGTTATGAACCACTTCAACGTCCAGTTAACCAGTCAGACCAGAAAATGCTGAAGCTACGAATCAAAGTGGGGTCAGATAATTGTTTGCCAGAGCAGAAAATTTCAGCAATCTACAGTAATCTTGGCTTGGACATGTCTCCATCATTATCATCAGAGGACACTGACAGCCCCTCTGAATGGGAGAGGGATTTTCCAGATTCTCTAGAGGAACAAATGGATTCTCCAACTTGCATTGTCAGG ATTATGACCTCTTCTGCTATACCAAGTGGTGCAATGTTGTCACCTCTTCATGATTGTTTGCTTAATTTATCAGAACAGAAAGATTCTTTGGACCATGAAAGAACAGCACCTGTGCAAGAGTTCTCTGTCCTGTGGGCTGACGAGAAAGGGCCTGTCAAGAAGCAAAAGAAGCCAAGTGATAGAAGTGTGAGGTTGGTGGAGCTGAAGAATGAACACTTTTATGATCCACCCAATTGTTTTAGTGCCTTTTTGAAGAATGAATCAAGGATAGAGACCTCAAATGGAAACCATATGTTATCTGATGCAAGAAATCACCCACCTGGATCCAAAACTGCTAAAATGGGTGGAGTAGCTGCTGGAACAGGTACAAAATTCAGAACCAATGTGAGTGGGGCAAAAGAGGAAACATTTAGCCAAAAAGATAGCAAGATGCATGAAGTAAGTGCAAAGGCTACTTTGACCAGAAAAGTtctgaaagataaaaaattaggcTGTGACCCTAGAGACAATGGGAGCAAAGGTGATAAAAGTCTTGATTTGTCTAAAGAAGATTACAGCATGCCTGAGGGAATGAGAAAATGTAGAGAGGGAACTTTGGATCTTACAAAACAGAAgtttgaaaagaagaaaacatccCACTTACATGATGATATGAAGGTATCTCACAGGGAAAAACAGCTATCTGCTGGCAAAAAGAAACCTATGGGAAGCAAATATGATCGTATCTCTACTGACAAGTCAAATAATAGCATGAGGATCAATTTGTCTGCAGAGCCAAAAGAAAAGATCTTTCAAAAAAGCAGCCTTCCATGTAGAAGTAAAGGGGATAATGCATTGCACGAAAACTTGAGAAAGGTCAAAGTTAAACATCCTGTATCGATTGGTGACAGAAAAGCAGGGAGAAGTGAATCTAGAAACCATCTGCTGGGAACTTCTGTTGGAGATGAGACAAGGGACTGTAAGCGTGAGGTACATGAGAAAAAAACCCTTGCTTTCAGAAACAAATCAAAGGTGGGTtcagttgataaaaaaaacagtttggTTTCAACTTCTAAAGCAAATTTAAGAGGAGACATCAATGGTGGTGCGCCATCAGCTGGCCCACTTTCTATGGAGGTTGCACCACATCTTATAGAGGAAAATTGGGTGTGTTGTGACAAGTGTCACAAGTGGCGGCTTCTACCATATGGTACAAACCCTGATCAGCTTCCGCAGAAATGGCTGTGCACCATGCTTGACTGGCT GCCTGGAATGAACTGTTGTACTGTTAGCGAGGAGGAGACAACGGACACTCAGCGTGCACAGTGTCGACTCTCTGTTGCAGGGAACCACGATGGCCGGCTAAGCCATTCTGTCAGCACTGAATCTTCAATTACCTTCGTTAATACCTGTCTTGATCAAAATCCACAAGATCTTAGTTTTAGTGGTGGAAAGaagaaacatgaaattaaagaagTGTCTAATCCAGCTCAGTATAGTCTTTCTAAGAAGTTGCTGATCTCAACAAGGAAGAATGAACATGTCTCTATTGAAAGAAGGTTACAAAACAGGAGCTTGCCTTCTTGGGAGAAAAAGTTGGAGAAAAGATTGG GTGATGTGCAGCCACAAAAATCAAAGACCAAGAGAGAAGCTGATCAAGAAAGTTGCAAGCTTTCTAAAAAAGCAAGGACAGACAGTATGCACTTTGCAGAGGAAGATCATAATACTGGTGGATTCTCAAAGAAAGAAATGggaaataatgataaaaagaatTCATCTTCCAGAGAAATGAGGTGTCTCGCAAAGAATTCCACAAATCTTTATGTTGAAAAACATAACCAGTTTCAGAAGACACTGGTTACAGAGGATCAAGATACAATGGGTATtcagaggaagaagagaaagtCTAAAGACAGGATGAACAGTCAGATCTATCAAGGTAACCATTCTGGTAATAGGCTAAATAGCTGTATTTCCATGGAGGAGACAAGTTGGAGCAAatgcagaaaagaaaagaagccaagaaaatgtaaatttgaagaaaaggtCTCCAGTGCAAGCAAGGGTGTTTGCGAACTGTTTGAAAAAGATAAGATGAATTATTTATCCCAATCAACTGTTGATGGTAAGAATTCAGAAAGAAGGGATTTGAGAGACTTCCAAGATGTGAAGGGCTCACCTGTGGAGTCAGTCTGTTCTTCACCTTCGAGGATTTCTAACCAAGGCAGCCCTAGAAGGACCTTTTCAGGTGATCATGGTAACACAGACAttgatttttatcatttcagTGGCCAAACAAAATCCTTAGAAGGTGAACGTGTTGGTTTAAGTAACTGGTCTGGGACCTCAAGGAAGGAAAATGCTCCTGTTTCTGCACCtatcaacaaaaaatcaagGGAAATCTGTAGACATGATGGTGATGAAGTTGAGAAATATTATGCTGGTCAGAAGGTTTCTTCCatcaaaattctaaataatagtAACAGAGAGGATAACCAATTTAGATGTGAGGGATATGAGGCCTCACTTGAGAAAATGGATGCTGTTTCTCAAAAGGATTGCAATGCAGCTTCACATCATAATGTTCTGCAGAACTGCAGCAGCAGTAGATCTTTGGACATGCTTGACAAAATTAATCAAGTGGAAAAGGCTGCAGGGAAATGGAAATCATTGGATTTCTTATTTTGTGGTGATAAAATGGAAAATCAGTCTTGGAAAAATAGTGAAAATGATGCATCGGAAGTTAATGGTTCTAGTTTTGAAGACTTGGCAAGGGCTCCAAGACAACTTGGAAAGGATGATCGTCGGAATGGGTTTCAAGATGTTACACGAAGGTTTCCTTTGCCTGATGCCAGCAACACTATTGCATCAAATCATATCAGAAATTATTTCTTTAGTCAGGTAGCAAATGATGCTTTGGAAGGAGCCAAGGATCTTAAGCATTCAACAGATTCTCTTAAG GTTTCTGAATCAGGCCTTCAAAGTACTGAGTTATTCTTTCAGGCAGCTTTGAAATTTCTTCATGGGGCGTCCCTTTTTAATCCTCATAACAACAATAGCACCAACAGTGGGGAGATGACATCAGCTGAAATGTATGTTCGTGCTGCAAAACTGTGCGA ATATTGTGCTTCTGAATTTGAGAGATTCAATGCCTTGGCATATGCTTTTTTGGCATACAAATGCATTGAAGTGGCATATATGCGGGGAGTCCATTCCAATGACCTCACTGCAAGCAGGGATCTGAATGAACTGCGAACAGCATTAAAAAGGGTTTCTCCag TTGAGTCCCCATCTTCTTCTGACTCTGATGTTGAGAACCTAAACAGTGAAGTAAAAGTGGAGAATAGAAATATAACTAAGGATGTTGGTTGTTCTCCAGCAGCTACAGCTTGTATCATTGCTGCTAGAAACCAGCCCAGCTTTGTTCGGTTGCTTAATTTT GCAGAAGATGTGAACCTTGCAATGGAAGCCTCAAGGAAATCCCAGGCTGCCTTTGCAGCTGCCGAAATAATTCTTTCAGAGACGGGCAATACTGAGGGTATTTCTTCCATTAAGAAAGTTCTTGATATAGGCTTCCATGATGTAGAGGGGCTATTGCGGCTGATACGCCTTGCAACAGAGAGCCTTCACAAAACTCCTTGA